One genomic window of Luteitalea pratensis includes the following:
- a CDS encoding glycosyltransferase family 2 protein: protein MPEPVSILIPVYNEEGAIASTLAAVDTTMRPTGRDYEVLVVDDGSTDRTAQVLAEAGARVVRHRANRGYGAALKTGIRATTHPLIAILDADGTYPIGRLPELLAEADQADMVVGARTGASVHVPALRRPVKWLLTRAANVLSGHRIPDLNSGMRVFRREIATRFFGLFPDGFSFTSTITLASHINGYRVEYVPIDYYRRTGASSIRPVRDTLNFFLLIVRMVVTFRPLNVFLPTAAALIVLGTVKAALDFIRTGAFGVGAAILILTAIQVAMMGLLADLVTRRTSL from the coding sequence ACAACGAGGAAGGGGCGATTGCGTCGACCCTGGCTGCCGTCGACACGACAATGCGGCCGACCGGGCGTGACTACGAGGTGCTCGTCGTCGATGACGGGTCCACCGATCGGACGGCCCAGGTGCTGGCTGAGGCGGGCGCCCGTGTGGTGCGGCATCGCGCCAACCGCGGCTACGGCGCCGCGCTCAAGACCGGCATCCGCGCCACCACGCATCCGCTCATTGCGATCCTCGACGCCGACGGGACGTATCCGATTGGCCGCCTGCCGGAGCTGCTGGCAGAGGCCGATCAGGCCGACATGGTGGTGGGGGCCCGCACTGGTGCCAGTGTCCATGTGCCGGCCCTGCGCCGGCCGGTCAAGTGGCTGCTCACTCGCGCCGCGAACGTCCTGAGCGGGCACCGGATTCCCGACCTCAACTCGGGCATGCGCGTCTTCCGCCGCGAAATCGCGACGCGGTTCTTCGGCCTGTTCCCGGATGGCTTCTCGTTCACGTCGACGATCACTCTCGCCTCGCACATCAACGGCTATCGCGTCGAGTACGTGCCCATCGACTACTACCGCCGCACTGGGGCGTCGTCCATCCGCCCCGTGCGCGATACGCTGAACTTCTTCCTGCTGATCGTGCGGATGGTGGTCACTTTCCGGCCGCTCAACGTCTTCCTGCCTACCGCGGCGGCCCTCATCGTCCTTGGCACCGTCAAGGCAGCGCTCGACTTCATTCGCACCGGGGCCTTCGGTGTCGGCGCCGCGATCCTCATCCTGACGGCCATCCAGGTCGCGATGATGGGCCTGCTCGCCGATCTCGTCACGCGGCGGACGAGCCTGTAG